From Triticum urartu cultivar G1812 chromosome 2, Tu2.1, whole genome shotgun sequence, a single genomic window includes:
- the LOC125534042 gene encoding pectinesterase inhibitor 12-like: MGACQALPCLVLLSLLVSSSSSTLDDACKSLGASNEDISYDYCIRFFRVFSASATADKRGLVVIAAKIVRAEAANTRNRINALKASETDRKIARRLSHCHALYTSTLHLLNAAAKAIKSGHLQDGEANLNAALENPDACEEGFRELGVRSPLADEDYEFTKGCSIALAIASTL, translated from the coding sequence ATGGGGGCTTGCCAGGCTCTCCCCTGCCTcgtcctcctctccctcctcgtctcgtCGAGCTCTTCCACCCTAGACGACGCGTGCAAGTCCTTGGGCGCAAGCAACGAGGACATCAGCTATGACTACTGCATCAGGTTCTTCCGGGTCTTCAGTGCCAGCGCCACCGCGGACAAGCGCGGCCTCGTCGTCATCGCCGCGAAGATCGTCCGAGCAGAGGCGGCGAACACCCGCAACCGCATCAACGCTCTCAAGGCCTCGGAGACGGACAGGAAGATCGCCAGGCGCCTCTCCCACTGTCACGCGCTGTACACGAGCACACTGCACCTGCTCAACGCGGCGGCGAAGGCCATCAAGTCGGGTCATTTGCAGGACGGGGAGGCGAACCTCAACGCCGCGTTGGAGAACCCCGACGCGTGCGAGGAAGGGTTCCGGGAGCTGGGCGTCAGGTCGCCGCTGGCCGACGAGGACTACGAGTTCACGAAGGGGTGCTCCATCGCGCTCGCTATAGCGAGCACGttgtag